One genomic window of Branchiostoma floridae strain S238N-H82 chromosome 4, Bfl_VNyyK, whole genome shotgun sequence includes the following:
- the LOC118413063 gene encoding zinc finger protein 678-like yields the protein MATRDSMQGLDDVRRGAAGGSADSVLTWQGDRREESGEESGRRDKDVRVYRCEECSKEFSRLGHLKRHMRTHTGEKPYRCEECSKEFNQLSNLKRHMRTHTGEKPYRCEECSRQFSQLSDLKTHMRTHTGEKPYRCEDCSRQFCQLAILKTHMHTHTGEKPYRCEQCSMQFSVLSNLKTHMRTHTGEKPYRCGECSRQFSKLSNLKRHMRAHTGEKPYKCEECSRQFSQLGDLKKHMQTHTGEKPHKCEECCKQFSLMGSLKRHMRTHTGEKPYRCEECSRQFSELDHLKTHMRTHTGEKPYRCEECSRQFNQLVHLKKHMRTHTGEKPYRCEECSRQFSQLGDLKKHMRTHTGEKPHRCEECSRQFSVLSSLKNHMRTHTGEKPYKCEECSRPVSQLGNLKTHMRTHTGEKPYTCEECSRQFSQLGHLKSHMKTHYGQTEGVRDEAGSSVN from the coding sequence ATGGCAACAAGAGACAgcatgcagggtttggatgacgtcaggagaggagcagcagggggttctgccgacagtgttctcacctggcaaggagaCAGACGTGAGGAGTCTGGGGAGGAGTCCGGTAGGAGAGACAAAGATGTGAgagtgtacaggtgtgaggagtgcagcaaggaGTTCAGTaggctgggtcatctgaagaggcacatgcgcactcacacaggtgagaaaccctacaggtgtgaggaatgcagcaaggAGTTCAAtcagctgagtaatctgaagagacacatgcggactcacacaggggagaaaccctacaggtgtgaggaatgcagtaggcagttcagtcaacttAGTGatctaaagactcacatgaggactcacacaggagagaaaccatacaggtgtgaggattGTAGCAGGCAGTTTTGTCAGCTGGCAattctgaagactcacatgcacactcacacgggggagaaaccctacaggtgtgaacaGTGCAGCATGCAGTTCAGTGTGCTGAGTAATcttaagactcacatgcggactcacacaggtgagaaaccctacaggtgtggggagtgcagcaggcagttcagtaagctgagtaatctgaagagacacatgcgagctcacacaggggaaaaaccttacaagtgtgaggaatgcagcaggcagttcagtcaacttggtgatctgaagaaacacatgcagactcatacgggtgagaaacctcacaagtgtgaggagtgctgcaagcagttcagtctTATGGGTagtctgaagaggcacatgcggactcacacaggggagaaaccctacaggtgtgaggagtgcagcaggcagttcagtgagctggatcatctgaagacacacatgcggactcacacaggggagaaaccctacaggtgtgaggagtgcagcaggcagttcaatcAGCTGGttcatctgaagaaacacatgcgcactcacacaggggagaaaccctacaggtgtgaggagtgcagcaggcagttcagtcagctgggtgatctaaagaaacacatgcgcactcacacaggggagaaaccacacaggtgtgaggagtgcagcaggcagttcagtgtaCTGAGTAGCCTGAAGaatcacatgcggactcacacaggggagaaaccctacaagtgtgaggagtgcagcaggcctGTTAGTCAGCTGGgcaatctgaagactcacatgcggactcacacaggggagaaaccctacacgtgtgaggaatgcagcaggcagttcagtcagctgggtcatctgaagagtcacatgaaGACTCACTATGGACAAACTGAAGGTGTAAGGGACGAAGCAGGCAGTTCTGTGAACTAG
- the LOC118413066 gene encoding zinc finger protein 525-like: MATTDRRQGVDCVRRGAAWGSADSVLTWQGDRHEESGEESGRGDKSVRVYRCEECSKEFSKLSNLKTHIRTHTGEKPYRCEECSRQFSELCVLKKHIRTHTGEIPYRCEECSKQFTDLSNLKKHMRTHKGEKPYRCEECSTQFSQLTNLKTHMRTHTGEKPYRCEDCSKQFSDLSNLKKHMRTHTGEKPYRCEKCSRQFSVLSILKRHIRTHTGEKPYRCEECSRQFSRLDDLKKHMRTHTGEKPHRCEECSRQFSLLGNLKTHMRTHTGEKPYSCEECSRQFNALSSLKRHMRTHTGEKPYTCEECRRQFSQLTDLKKTHEDSPWKN, translated from the coding sequence ATGGCAACAACAGACCGCAGGCAGGGTGTGGATTGcgtcaggagaggagcagcaTGGGGTTCTGCagacagtgttctcacctggcaaggagaCAGACATGAGGAGTCTGGGGAGGAGTCCGGTAGGGGAGACAAAAGTGTGAgagtgtacaggtgtgaggagtgcagcaaggaGTTCAGTAAGCTGAGCAATCTAAAGactcacatacggactcacacaggggagaaaccgtacagatgtgaggagtgtagcaggcagttcagtgagctttGTGTGCTTAAGaaacacatacggactcacactggggagataccctacaggtgtgaggagtgtagcaagcagttcactGATCTCAGTAACTTAAAGAAGCACATGCGCACGCACaaaggggagaaaccctacagatgtgaggagtgcagtactcagtttagtcagctgactaatctgaagacacacatgcgtactcacacaggggagaaaccttacaggtgtgaggactgcagcaagcagttcagtgatcTCAGTAATCTGAAGaagcacatgcgcactcacactggtgagaaaccctacagatgtgagaagtgtagcaggcagttcagtgttCTGAGTATTCTGAAGagacacatacggactcacacaggggagaaaccctacaggtgtgaggagtgcagcaggcagttcagtcggctggatgatctaaagaaacacatgcgtactcacactggggagaaaccacacaggtgtgaggagtgtagcaggcagttcagtctgttgggtaatctgaagactcacatgcgcactcacaccggagagaaaccctacagttgtgaggagtgcagcaggcagttcaatgCGCTGAGTAgtttgaagagacacatgcgcactcacacaggggagaaaccctacacgtgtgaggagtgccgCAGGCAGTTCAGCCAGCTGACTGatctgaaaaaaacacatgaagacTCACCCTGGAAAAACTGA